The Chlorocebus sabaeus isolate Y175 chromosome 22, mChlSab1.0.hap1, whole genome shotgun sequence genome segment CTTGTGGATCCACATTTTCATCCTAGAATCCATTTTCGCCATTCCCAATCACTTTCTATCATGAGAAGGTCTGGCAGGCAAGCCTTTTGTGTCTTTATACCAGCTACTGCTCTGACTTGAATGGAAAGGGCTGGCTGGGAAGGACAAAGCCCAGCATCCCTCTGGCTGACACTACTGTCACCTTTGGTCCCTGTGGGGTGATTTCAACCAGCTCCTCACTGGCTGTCCTGGAACTCAGCCCACATACTCCACCACCTTGTCCTCAGGGATATGGCAAGATACTTTTCCTGGGGGAACCTGAGGAAGTTCTGTTTAGTTCACACATATTTTCCGTCCCAGGTTCTGCACCAAGGCTGGGGGGCTACTTGGTGTGCATGGTCTTACAGGAGCACCTGGACAGACCGATGCACTTGCTGAATCTTGGTGGGTTGGGGGAGCAGGAGTGAAGCGGGGGGCAGCCAGTGAAAGGCTTCACAGAGAGATCTGAACAGGGCTTGAAGGAACAAGGGGAGTCTGCCAGGGAGACAGCGTAGGAGTGGCAGGGAAGGAGAGTGAGCCTGTGTGCAAGGCAGATCGGGCTGGGGTGGGACGTGTGCCGTTCTACACTTAGGCGTATTTCCTCCATTTCCTCTCTGTCCTGATTTGTAGGTCATCACTGAAGCCAACTCGAGCTGGCTTTGGCTCAAGCAAAATGCTTCCAGTTAATTGCCATGTATTGAAGTGTCCTGGATGGCTCCAGGCACACCCGCGGCTCAGTGGACACAATGGGAAGGGCTCTGGGGACGTTACCGGGAGGAGCGAGGTCCCTCCTGCAACCCTCTGCCCTCCACAGGATGCTGGGTGTTCGTCTCAACAGATTTGAGAGAGGGGGACAGACCAACTCAACAGTTGAGCTTTTGTCCTTTGTACTCTCACTGATCCAAACAGCCACGACCAAGGGCCACTACACACACCCTTGGAGCTGCGCGCTCTGTGTGGATTGGCCGTGTTTAGCAACAGGACTCCAGTGTTGAAGTGGGAGGTGGCAGAGTGGGTCAGGAAGGGCTCCAGAACAGAGCCTGAAGGGTGCTGGGGAGGGCCCCAGGGGCGGTGCCCAGTACTGAGGCGCGTCTCCACACACTGACACCCCTCTTCCCCGCAGAACCGGCCCTCCGTGATCACCTGTGCCTCGGCTGGCGCCCGCAACTGCAACCTCTCGCACTGCCCCATTGCGCACAGCGGCTGTGCCGCGCCCGGGCCTGCCAGCTACCGGAGGCCACCAAGCGGTGAGTGTCCCGGGCCTCCTCACCTGTCACAGCTGTGCTAGTAGCAGCAGAGCCCTTCTCTGTCATGCTGTTGGCTGAAACCCCTTGCCCCTGAGCCCATCTATTGCTGAGgttgaaaaagtattttttgagCACGTCCAGTGTGCACCTAGCGTTGTGTGTGGCTTGGGTGGGAAGGGCATGAGAAACACGCTGCCCCCCTCAATTTCAGGATCTCATGCCCTAGTTCAGGGAGGGCAGCAGCTACTGTTACTTACATTTAATGCCACATTCTCTTTCTGAACTTGGACTCTGGCCCAGTGCAGTCGGTacatcaccattttacagagaagtGACCTGCCCAAGTGCCTGACTTAGCCGGGGGAGGTGGGTTCTGTTTGCAGAGCCCACACTGACTGTGGCAGCCAGTCCAGCTCTGGGCTGCCCGAGGGAGGGTGCTGCACCCGTGCCTGTCTGCAGCCACTTGTGTCTGACTGCCTTCCTGCTTGCCTGCAGCCACCACCACCTGTGACCCCGTGGTGGAGGAGCATTTCCGTAGGAGCCTGGGCAAGAATTACAAGGAGCCCGAGCCGGCACCCAACTCTGTGTCCATCACGGGCTCCGTGGACGACCACTTTGCCAAAGCTCTGGGTGACACGTGGCTCCAGATCAAAGCGGCCAAGGATGGAGCGTCCAGCAGCCCTGAGTCCGCCTCTCGCAGGGGCCAGTCCGCCAGCCCCTCTGCCCACATGGTCAGCCACAGTCACTCCCCCTCTGTGGTCTCCTGAAGGGAGCGCCGCCTCCAACACCACGTGGATCTGCATGGTTTGCCTGAGCTTTGAACAGtcagtacttaaaaaaaaaaaaaaaaaaagtcatgggggtggggtggggggaagggaagggatggtTTATTCGCAAAAACCATGTGGTTgggatttttgttctgtttttgtactTGCTTGGTATCCGTACAAGGGGGCCCTCAAACATGATAGCAGGAACTACGTGTGGAACATCTGTCTAATGTAGCATCCTTACTTCCTGCCTCAGTTACCAAAGAAACCTCTGATGCAGGTCTGCCGCCCCAACGGGGCCAGGACTCCACAGCGCTTTCTCAGTCACAAGCCATGATGAATTGGTGACTCAGATGCTTTGTGctttttcctttgcttcttgAGACCGGGGTGTGTGTGGCTCAGCTTCCACGGCGTGTTTGGTTCGgtccgtgtgtgtgcgtgtgtatactTGAAGAGAACTGTCGTGTCTGATTTGCACTATTGGAGGAGGACTAAAGTTGCCTGACAACTTTATGTGTGATGCCAGAACTCTGAGGGCAAACTGCTGAAAAAGGGTTTAAGGATGACATTTCTGACcatttgtgtgtttgttgttgttactgtttttgtttttttttaatctagacaATACAGCTTTGGAAGGGGAAGTCTCATACAGTTTATAGGTCTTTCTCTCTCTAGATTTCAGGTGCTTGCAACTGGACTGCAGACTCTACCAATCACGGGCATTTTACCTTCTCTGAACACTGCAGTTTGTTAGACTagagctgaggttggaggattccATAGTGCTTTAAACGTGATGCATGttttaatggagaaaaaatagCTGGTTTCTATTAATTATATAGACAGTAAACAAAAACCTTAATACTTACTATCTTCTTTTCAGAATTAGTTTATTTTTGTCAGTTACAGTCCTAGATATACTTACTGCTGGTACAGTTGTACTCTAAGATTTGTATTTGATATTCACTTTACTCACAAGTAGTGCGGGAGGCCAGCTCCTGGCAGGCCCTCGCGATGAGCAGTGGGTCAGCTGCGGTGTGGGATGCTGGAGTTTTGCTGCCGGCTGACAGCATTTTTGCATCCCTGTCTGCTTTGTTACAAGCTCCCAGGGGAGGTGGGGTTTGTGTCTTCCAGCTTCCCTACATGCAGAAACTGCTCCCTTTGAACTCTCTTGGCTGAACAGCAGATTACTGACAATCTGTGATACGGTGTTTTATACGCTTCCTCGTACGCTGGGGCCAAGGCAGTATACATTCCTCTGACTTTATACTGTTATTActgcattttattatttgctaTATTAATAGCTACTAACTAGAAATTAGATGAAGCAAGCATGACAGACACAGCTGTGGAGGTCACAGCTGCTCCTTTTTGGTCAATGAGCGTTTCTGTCCCCTCCGCCTGGGGTGTGCTGTGTTCCGCCTGGCCCAGCAGAGGCTCACGACGATGGCACCTGACCAGGTGACATGGGTGTGGTCACCTCACCTGCAAGGCTTTGTGGACTCTGCACACTGCACGACCTCTGGTTTTACAGTTTGGCTGTTGAATTTTGGAAATTGGCACTGGGTGAAAAGGTCGGAGGACTGGCTCTTGTAGTCACAGGGTGGCTGCAGGCCTTTGAaaagtggaggaaagaaaagCCCTTCTCCTTGCCCCGCACACATTTCACTCCCACTCTACTGGGCTTCCAAGCTTTGGCATTCAGGCCCCTATATTTTCTGTAGGAA includes the following:
- the VGLL4 gene encoding transcription cofactor vestigial-like protein 4 isoform X4, which encodes MMKERPTSLCLDVVTWNKTANGDCRKDPRERSRSPIERAVAPTMSLHGSHLYTSLPSLGLEQPLALTKNSLDASRPACLSPTLTPGERQQNRPSVITCASAGARNCNLSHCPIAHSGCAAPGPASYRRPPSATTTCDPVVEEHFRRSLGKNYKEPEPAPNSVSITGSVDDHFAKALGDTWLQIKAAKDGASSSPESASRRGQSASPSAHMVSHSHSPSVVS
- the VGLL4 gene encoding transcription cofactor vestigial-like protein 4 isoform X2; amino-acid sequence: MQTLPVASALSSHRTGPPPISPSKRKFSMEPGDEDLDCDNDHVSKMSRIFSPHLNKTANGDCRKDPRERSRSPIERAVAPTMSLHGSHLYTSLPSLGLEQPLALTKNSLDASRPACLSPTLTPGERQQNRPSVITCASAGARNCNLSHCPIAHSGCAAPGPASYRRPPSATTTCDPVVEEHFRRSLGKNYKEPEPAPNSVSITGSVDDHFAKALGDTWLQIKAAKDGASSSPESASRRGQSASPSAHMVSHSHSPSVVS